From Glycine soja cultivar W05 chromosome 4, ASM419377v2, whole genome shotgun sequence, the proteins below share one genomic window:
- the LOC114409403 gene encoding 60S ribosomal protein L13-1 encodes MVKHNNVIPNGHFRKHWQNYVKTWFNQPARKTRRRLARQKKAVKIFPRPTAGPLRPIVHGQTLKYNMKVRAGRGFSLEELKAAGIPKKLAPTIGIAVDHRRKNRSLESLQANVQRLKTYKAKLVVFPRRAQKVKAGDSTPEELANATQVQGSFLPIVREKPTVELVKVTDDMKAFKAYYKLRLERTNKRHYGARLKKAAEAEKEDKK; translated from the exons ATGGTTAAGCATAACAATGTTATCCCCAATGGACACTTCCGTAAGCACTGGCAGAACTATGTGAAGACCTGGTTCAATCAGCCAGCACGGAAGACAAGAAGACGGTTGg CTCGTCAGAAGAaagctgtgaagattttccccaGACCTACAGCTGGACCTCTTAGACCCATTGTACATGGTCAAACTTTGAAATACAACATGAAAGTGAGAGCTGGAAGGGGATTTTCCCTTGAAGAACTCAAG GCAGCAGGGATTCCCAAAAAGCTTGCACCAACAATTGGTATTGCTGTTGATCATCGCCGCAAGAACCGTTCTTTGGAAAGTCTGCAAGCTAATGTGCAGAGGCTGAAAACATACAAGGCCAAATTGGTTGTGTTCCCAAGACGGGCACAGAAGGTTAAG GCTGGTGATTCTACTCCCGAGGAGCTTGCAAATGCAACGCAAGTCCAGGGTTCTTTCTTGCCTATTGTGAGGGAGAAGCCAACTGTTGAACTTGTAAAGGTTACAGATGACATGAAGGCTTTTAAAGCTTATTACAAGCTTCGACTTGAACGCACAAACAAACGCCATTATGGTGCCAGACTGAAGAAGGCTGCCGAAGCTGAGAAGGAAGACAAAAAGTGA